One window of the Magnolia sinica isolate HGM2019 chromosome 19, MsV1, whole genome shotgun sequence genome contains the following:
- the LOC131234959 gene encoding protein ACCELERATED CELL DEATH 6-like produces MDPKLLDAARVGDVDLFRKLIKANPDILLQITPQQNTALHLVARYGHKPLALEIYIRSRSLLIQPNKKGETPIHIAAKAGNSLIIDFFIRWAESLCGSPSNDVEKGVNDPRDVLRMRNIANNTALHEAVQAGHLHVAVQLMTVDPELLCLVNKAKQSPLYLAAREGSLDIVQEILARSPMQVPGGPNGRTPLHAAVVWGHFDIMMKLLEQKPDLIKQADTYGSTPLHYAAYFGKLTMVHGLLQTDTSIAYLLDNDGYSPIHMAAINNHTDIIQELILRCPDSGELLDRRGRNVLHIAVERDKPNVVEYILKTAELEELINEPDSDGNTPLHVAIINRHLSIVYLLAAHDSVDMRAVNREGLTALDIALADNEPSLKLRKFQILRALISAGAQWGKWQQHIRENRQPLRGEAPTIESYKAMANTILVVAALIATVTFAAAFTLPGGYSEDSHKANLTTNLFFKLFIISDTTGLFSSITVSFLLIRVGIGDQDLLVRTLRFAMEMTLVAVGSMALAFVSGVYLVVPGWLDFAVGLICCISLWSLMMFHSSAFSTILQFLGETSGDELTSHVPFKGRRKNSKDKSKHGFPR; encoded by the exons ATGGACCCTAAACTGCTAGATGCAGCCCGAGTAGGAGACGTAGATCTCTTCAGAAAGCTCATCAAAGCGAATCCTGATATCCTCCTCCAGATAACCCCACAACAAAATACAGCCCTCCATTTGGTAGCTCGGTACGGCCACAAGCCGTTGGCCTTGGAGATCTACATCCGATCTCGGTCGCTCCTCATTCAGCCTAACAAGAAAGGAGAAACCCCAATACACATCGCCGCCAAGGCTGGTAATTCACTGATCATCGatttcttcatccgttgggctgaAAGCTTATGTGGGTCCCCTTCAAATGACGTAGAAAAAGGCGTGAATGATCCGCGCGATGTACTGAGGATGAGAAATATCGCGAACAATACCGCGTTGCATGAGGCGGTTCAAGCGGGCCACCTGCATGTGGCTGTCCAGCTCATGACCGTAGATCCTGAATTGCTGTGTTTGGTGAACAAGGCCAAACAATCGCCGCTTTATCTTGCTGCTAGAGAAGGATCGTTGGATATCGTGCAGGAGATATTGGCTAGATCTCCGATGCAGGTCCCTGGGGGCCCCAACGGACGGACGCCTTTGCATGCAGCGGTCGTATGGGGCCATTTCG ATATCATGATGAAACTGCTGGAGCAAAAACCAGACCTTATAAAACAAGCCGATACATACGGAAGCACTCCTCTTCACTATGCAGCCTACTTCGGGAAGCTGACCATGGTCCATGGTCTACTTCAAACTGATACGTCCATTGCCTACCTGTTAGACAATGATGGCTACTCACCAATCCACATGGCAGCCATCAACAATCACACTGACATCATCCAGGAGCTCATCTTACGCTGCCCTGACTCGGGCGAGTTGCTCGACAGGCGTGGCCGCAACGTCCTTCATATAGCCGTCGAGAGGGACAAACCGAATGTGGTCGAGTACATCCTCAAGACGGCCGAACTCGAGGAACTCATAAACGAGCCTGATAGTGATGGGAATACACCATTGCATGTGGCCATTATCAACCGTCACCTTTCGATTGTTTACCTACTCGCGGCTCATGATAGCGTGGACATGCGGGCCGTGAACCGGGAGGGATTAACGGCCCTCGATATTGCTCTAGCGGACAATGAGCCTAGCTTGAAACTGAGAAAG TTCCAAATCTTGAGAGCCTTGATCAGTGCCGGTGCACAATGGGGAAAATGGCAACAACACATCAGAGAAAATCGACAGCCTTTGCGAGGAGAAGCGCCCACAATCGAATCATACAAGGCCATGGCCAACACCATCTTGGTGGTGGCCGCTCTCATCGCAACCGTCACTTTCGCAGCTGCTTTCACCTTACCCGGCGGATACAGCGAGGACAGTCACAAGGCCAATCTAACAACGAATCTCTTCTTCAAGCTATTCATCATATCCGATACCACGGGTCTGTTTAGCTCCATCACTGTCTCATTTCTTCTCATTCGAGTCGGTATAGGGGATCAGGACTTGTTGGTACGCACTCTCCGTTTCGCAATGGAAATGACTCTTGTGGCCGTTGGATCTATGGCCCTGGCGTTCGTGTCAGGCGTCTATTTGGTGGTCCCAGGATGGCTAGATTTCGCGGTGGGTCTTATCTGTTGCATCTCTCTTTGGTCGCTTATGATGTTCCATTCATCAGCATTCTCGACCATACTTCAATTCCTGGGCGAGACTTCTGGGGATGAGCTGACTAGCCATGTACCTTTCAAAGGGCGTCGCAAGAATTCCAAAGATAAGAGTAAACATGGATTTCCGAGGTAA